One Amycolatopsis thermophila DNA segment encodes these proteins:
- a CDS encoding D-sedoheptulose-7-phosphate isomerase, with protein MAGEEMESLYPLRYADGTDLDAVLAEVRQSTVRKANEIADLRRGVLERDGVQLTSCAWDMAVRFARGGRLLAFGNGVSSTDAQDLAGLFLSPAGDARPLPAFGLTNDIAVVTALSDDIGFDVVFARQIGAFGRAGDIAVGLSTSGNSPNLLRAFDEAARRGLLTVGIAGYDGGRMAEVDSIDYLFVVPSASVHRVQEAQTTLYHALWELTLAELPAHEAGQSHVPTH; from the coding sequence ATGGCCGGCGAGGAGATGGAATCGCTGTACCCGCTCCGGTACGCCGACGGCACCGATCTGGACGCCGTGCTCGCCGAGGTCCGCCAGTCGACCGTGCGCAAGGCCAATGAGATCGCCGACCTGCGCCGCGGTGTCCTGGAGCGCGACGGGGTCCAGCTGACCTCGTGCGCGTGGGACATGGCCGTGCGCTTCGCGCGCGGCGGCCGGCTGCTCGCCTTCGGCAACGGCGTCAGCTCGACCGACGCGCAGGACCTCGCCGGCCTGTTCCTGAGCCCGGCCGGGGACGCGCGTCCGTTGCCCGCGTTCGGGCTCACCAACGACATCGCGGTCGTCACGGCCCTGTCCGACGACATCGGGTTCGACGTCGTGTTCGCCCGCCAGATCGGCGCGTTCGGGCGCGCCGGGGACATCGCGGTCGGGCTGTCCACGAGCGGCAACTCGCCGAACCTGTTGCGCGCCTTCGACGAAGCCGCCCGCCGCGGCCTGCTGACCGTGGGCATCGCGGGCTACGACGGCGGCCGGATGGCCGAAGTGGACTCGATCGACTACCTGTTCGTCGTCCCGTCGGCGTCGGTGCACCGCGTCCAGGAAGCGCAGACGACGCTCTACCACGCGCTGTGGGAGCTCACGCTCGCCGAACTGCCGGCCCACGAAGCGGGCCAGTCGCACGTCCCCACCCACTGA